One window of the Benincasa hispida cultivar B227 chromosome 3, ASM972705v1, whole genome shotgun sequence genome contains the following:
- the LOC120073956 gene encoding anthranilate synthase alpha subunit 2, chloroplastic-like, with amino-acid sequence MKILAATSNQLPLTLCLPSKISRNFDSKLSRLGSTSRALVGGNSRVLAIKCSAESLVDSPEAFIEASKEGNLIPLHRCIFSDHLSPVLAFTVVWSRKMIEKPKFSIRIRLNLACRFQMFRFC; translated from the exons ATGAAAATCCTAGCCGCTACATCGAATCAGTTGCCTCTAACTCTCTGCCTACCGTCGAAAATCTCCCGCAACTTTGACTCTAAATTGTCAAGATTGGGGTCGACTTCTCGAGCTCTCGTCGGCGGTAACTCAAGAGTGCTTGCAATCAAATGCTCTGCTGAATCACTCG TCGACAGTCCAGAAGCATTTATTGAAGCTTCAAAAGAGGGGAATTTGATTCCGCTTCACCGATGCATATTCTCTGATCACCTTTCGCCAGTGCTTGCGTTTACCGTTGTTTGGTCAAGGAAGATGATAGAGAAGCCCAAGTTTTCTATTCGAATCCGTTTGAACCTGGCCTGCAGGTTTCAAATGTT TAGATTTTGCTGA